The nucleotide sequence ATGGCGGACATGGATTTCCACGCCTCTGTCATGCCTCCGCTGCATCCGTCCGTGGTAAATGCGTTGGGGCCGTCAGGATAGCGGGACACGACCCGCATCAGGCGTTCATGCAGCCATATTTCTGCACCGGTGACATTCCCGGGAATTGTCACGCCGGTCTCGGGGCTGGTGTCGAATGTCGTGCGCGTGTTGCCGATCACCCAAGCCGATACAGCAACCAGCGCCCCGAGCAGCAGCCTACGCCCTTTCATCGGCAAGCGGTCCGTCCGTCAGGTCCAGATCGGCCCCCAGCAATTCGGCGGCTTCCAGTAGCAACCGTTCAACGGTCGTCATGCCAGCGCGGGCACCGAGAACCTGTCGTGCCGTCGCTGGGTCATTGGTGATCAGGCCGTTCACGCCGCGCGAAATCATCCGGGACATGTCGACCGGATCGTCTACTGTCCAGACCATGACGGGCATCTCTCTGCTGCGGGCGTGGCGCAGAAGCGCGGGTGTCGCAATGCCGCTGTTCACCGCCAGAAAGTCGACTTCGAGCCGCGTCAGGTCGCCCACGGCGGTCGCGGCAAGAAGCCCCACATCCCATTCGGGGCGAATTGCTTTCATGTGCTCCACTTGACCCATATCGAGCGACATTGCGGCCACCTGATCATCCATGCCGGTTTCTGCCACGATGTCCGAGACGCGTTGGGCAAGTCGGTCGTCATGGTCATAGAATTTCAGTTCGATCAGTACCTTGGCGCGGCCCTTGGACATATCCAGCACCTCGGACAGAAGAGGCACCGGTTCACCTTCGAAGTCGGGGCCGAACCAGCTCCCGATCTCTATCTCGTCGAGATCTGTGCGTGTGCTGTCCCAGACCTTCAGCGCGCTGCCGCCGATCCGCATGAAGTCGCTGTCATGGATGACGATGACTTCGCCTTCCGCGGTTTCCTGGACGTCGATTTCGACCCAGTCGGCACCGGCGTCCAGTGCCGCTTCGATCGCGGAAAGCGTGTTTTCCGGTGCGACGGCGGCTGCTCCGCGATGGGCGATGATTTCGACTGTGTCCGAGGTTCGAAGGGTCTGGCCCAACCGCACGCCCGCGAAGATCGCGGCAACCACCATGAACCCCAGTATCACCACGATTTGCGCCATGCGGGATGGTTTCAGCGGTGCGGGGTGCTCGAAATCATAGGGGTGCACATCGCCACCAAGCTGTTCCATCCAGTCCAGTAGCAGTAGTGCAAAACCGCTCTGGGTCAGGGTGCTGGTGGCCAGGGTCAGCAAGGCCCAGATCAGCAGTACAACGGACAGGCCTCCGACCAGCCGGACGAGACTGGTTCCGGCGATGAGCTCCGCGATGTCGGTCAGTCCTGCTGTCAGCCCCGCGACCAACATGACGAGCGCAGCGGCGAAAAGTGCCCACATCAGCATCGCAGCCAGCAGTTGGGGGCGGCGGCCTTTGGTCAGCTTGCGGCTTTCACCAAAGGCGTCTTTTGGGCGGCATTGTGTGAAGAGCAAGATGGGCAGCGCCATCGACCAGGTGACCAACCGCGCGAGGATAACCAGCCCGCCGAGAAGCAGGATCGGAATGCCGATCCGCAGCGTCTGAATGAATTCCGGCGGGCGCGTGGCCAAGTAGTAATTGATGTCGTATTCGGTCAGCCGCAGCCACGCGATCAGGCCCACGAGCGCCACGAAGGGCAGGGCGATGATCAGCAAGCGAAGGATCAGATGCCCGGCGAAAAGTGCTATTCTTGGAAGGCACATACCGACCGCAGCCAGCGCGTCATGCCCCCAGTCGGTTGCACCCCGCGCGCGCGCATGCAGGACGCTCATCATTACTGACACTTCCAGCACCGCAAGCGCCAGCATGATGCTTCCAACGACCACCGCGCCAATGAAACCCACGGGTGTCAGCAGGAACATCGCGATGTCCTGATCCGCCAGCACGGGTTGGCCGGAACGTTCAACCGCGATGCGGATGGTCAGGCCCAAAAGTGGCGAGATCAGCGCCACCGTCACCCCTGTCAAAAGCGCGTGTGTGGCCAGCAAGGGCC is from Qingshengfaniella alkalisoli and encodes:
- a CDS encoding glycerophosphodiester phosphodiesterase family protein produces the protein MIIKDYLTHIWKARWPLLATHALLTGVTVALISPLLGLTIRIAVERSGQPVLADQDIAMFLLTPVGFIGAVVVGSIMLALAVLEVSVMMSVLHARARGATDWGHDALAAVGMCLPRIALFAGHLILRLLIIALPFVALVGLIAWLRLTEYDINYYLATRPPEFIQTLRIGIPILLLGGLVILARLVTWSMALPILLFTQCRPKDAFGESRKLTKGRRPQLLAAMLMWALFAAALVMLVAGLTAGLTDIAELIAGTSLVRLVGGLSVVLLIWALLTLATSTLTQSGFALLLLDWMEQLGGDVHPYDFEHPAPLKPSRMAQIVVILGFMVVAAIFAGVRLGQTLRTSDTVEIIAHRGAAAVAPENTLSAIEAALDAGADWVEIDVQETAEGEVIVIHDSDFMRIGGSALKVWDSTRTDLDEIEIGSWFGPDFEGEPVPLLSEVLDMSKGRAKVLIELKFYDHDDRLAQRVSDIVAETGMDDQVAAMSLDMGQVEHMKAIRPEWDVGLLAATAVGDLTRLEVDFLAVNSGIATPALLRHARSREMPVMVWTVDDPVDMSRMISRGVNGLITNDPATARQVLGARAGMTTVERLLLEAAELLGADLDLTDGPLADERA